In one Myotis daubentonii chromosome 1, mMyoDau2.1, whole genome shotgun sequence genomic region, the following are encoded:
- the ZC3H14 gene encoding zinc finger CCCH domain-containing protein 14 isoform X12, which translates to MEIGTEISRKIRSAIKGKLQELGAYVDEELPDYIMVMVANKKSQDQMTEDLSLFLGNNTVRFTVWLHGVLDKLRSVTTDPSSLKSSDTNIFDSNVPSNKSSFGRGDERRHEAAVPPLAVSSTRAEKRDSRVSSGSQEQKATNVRQSYDDGAATRLMSTVKPLREPAPSEDVIDIKPEPDDLIDEDLNFVQENPLSQKKPTVTLTYGSSRPSIEIYRPPASRTADGGVHLNRLQFQQQQNSIHAAKQLDIQNSRVYETGRLCEPEVLHSLEETYSPFFRNNAEKMSIEEENFRKRKLPVVSSVVKVKKFNHDGEEEEEDDDCGSRTGSISSSVSVPAKPERRPSLPPSKQANKNLILKAISEAQESVTKTTNYSTVSQKQTLPVAPRTRTSQEELLAEMVQGQSRTPRISPPIKEDEAKGDNVEKGQAEMSELNVAQKPEKLLERCKYWPACKNGDECAYHHPISPCKAFPNCKFAEKCLFVHPNCKYDAKCTKPDCPFTHMNRRIPVLPPKPVITATPSSSSQLCRYFPACKKMECPFYHPKHCRFNTQCTRPDCTFYHPTITVPPRHALKWIRPQTSE; encoded by the exons ATGGAGATTGGCACCGAGATCAGCCGCAAGATCCGG AGTGCCATTAAGGGGAAATTGCAAGAACTAGGAGCTTATGTTG atGAAGAACTTCCTGATTACATTATGGTGATGGTGGCCAACAAGAAAAGTCAGGACCAAATGACAGAGGACCTGTCCCTGTTTCTAGGGAACAACACAGTTCGATTCACCGTATG gcTTCATGGTGTATTAGATAAACTTCGTTCTGTTACAACAG ACCCCTCTAGTCTAAAGTCTTCTGATACCAACATATTCGATAGTAACGTGCCTTCCAACAAGAGCAGCTTCGGTAGGGGCGATGAGAGAAGGCACGAAGCTGCAGTGCCACCCCTTGCAGTTTCTAGCACGAGAGCTGAGAAAAGAGATTCCAGAGTTTCTTCAGGTTCACAGGAGCAGAAAGCCACTAATGTCAG GCAGAGTTATGATGATGGAGCTGCAACCCGATTAATGTCAACAGTGAAACCTCTGAGGGAGCCAGCACCCTCTGAAGATGTGATTGATATTAAGCCGGAACCAGACGACCTCATTGATGAAGACCTCAATTTTGTGCAGGAGAATCCCTTATCTCAGAAAAAACCCACAGTGACACTCACATATGGCTCTTCTCGCCCTTCTATTGAAATTTATCGACCACCTGCAAGTCGAACTGCAGATGGTGGTGTTCATTTAAACAGGTTGCAGTTTCAACAGCAGCAAAACAGTATTCATGCTGCCAAGCAGCTTGATATACAGAACAGCCGGGTATATGAAACGGGACGTTTGTGTGAGCCAGAAGTGCTTCACAGCTTAGAAGAGACTTACAGTCCTTTTTTCAGAAACAACGCAGAGAAAATGAGTATTGAG GAAGAAAACTTTCGGAAGAGAAAGTTGCCTGTGGTAAGTTCAGTTGTTAAAGTAAAAAAGTTTAATCAcgatggagaagaggaggaggaagatgatgaTTGTGGGTCCCGCACAGGAAGCATCTCCAGCAGTGTGTCAGTGCCTGCAAAACCCGAAAGGAG accCTCACTTCCTCCTTCTAAACAAGCTAATAAGAATCTAATTTTGAAGGCTATATCTGAAGCTCAAGAATCTGTAACAAAAACAACTAACTATTCTACAG TCTCACAGAAACAGACACTTCCAGTTGCTCCCAGAACTCGAACTTCTCAAGAAGAATTGCTGGCAGAAATGGTCCAGGGGCAAAGCAGGACCCCTAGAATAAGTCCCCCCATTAAAGAAGATGAAGCAAAAGGAGATAATGTAGAGAAAGGTCAAG CTGAGATGAGTGAACTGAATGTGGCACAGAAGCCAGAAAAACTTTTGGAGCGCTGCAAGTACTGGCCTGCCTGCAAAAACGGGGATGAATGTGCTTACCACCACCCGATTTCACCTTGCAA gGCTTTCCCCAATTGTAAATTTGCtgaaaaatgtttgtttgttcatCCAAATTGTAAATATGATGCAAAATGTACTAAGCCAGATTGTCCCTTCACTCATATGAATAGAAGAATTCCAGTACTGCCTCCAAAACCAG TTATAACAGCAACACCATCTTCTAGTAGTCAGCTCTGCCGTTACTTCCCTGCTTGTAAGAAAATGGAATGTCCCTTCTATCATCCAAAA CACTGTAGATTTAACACTCAGTGTACAAGACCTGACTGCACGTTTTATCATCCTACCATTACTGTGCCGCCACGACATGCCTTGAAATGGATTCGGCCTCAAACCAG tGAATGA
- the ZC3H14 gene encoding zinc finger CCCH domain-containing protein 14 isoform X9 — MEIGTEISRKIRSAIKGKLQELGAYVDEELPDYIMVMVANKKSQDQMTEDLSLFLGNNTVRFTVWLHGVLDKLRSVTTDPSSLKSSDTNIFDSNVPSNKSSFGRGDERRHEAAVPPLAVSSTRAEKRDSRVSSGSQEQKATNVRQSYDDGAATRLMSTVKPLREPAPSEDVIDIKPEPDDLIDEDLNFVQENPLSQKKPTVTLTYGSSRPSIEIYRPPASRTADGGVHLNRLQFQQQQNSIHAAKQLDIQNSRVYETGRLCEPEVLHSLEETYSPFFRNNAEKMSIEEENFRKRKLPVVSSVVKVKKFNHDGEEEEEDDDCGSRTGSISSSVSVPAKPERRPSLPPSKQANKNLILKAISEAQESVTKTTNYSTVSQKQTLPVAPRTRTSQEELLAEMVQGQSRTPRISPPIKEDEAKGDNVEKGQGTQQRPLLSRLQIDPVMAETLQISPAEMSELNVAQKPEKLLERCKYWPACKNGDECAYHHPISPCKAFPNCKFAEKCLFVHPNCKYDAKCTKPDCPFTHMNRRIPVLPPKPVITATPSSSSQLCRYFPACKKMECPFYHPKHCRFNTQCTRPDCTFYHPTITVPPRHALKWIRPQTSE; from the exons ATGGAGATTGGCACCGAGATCAGCCGCAAGATCCGG AGTGCCATTAAGGGGAAATTGCAAGAACTAGGAGCTTATGTTG atGAAGAACTTCCTGATTACATTATGGTGATGGTGGCCAACAAGAAAAGTCAGGACCAAATGACAGAGGACCTGTCCCTGTTTCTAGGGAACAACACAGTTCGATTCACCGTATG gcTTCATGGTGTATTAGATAAACTTCGTTCTGTTACAACAG ACCCCTCTAGTCTAAAGTCTTCTGATACCAACATATTCGATAGTAACGTGCCTTCCAACAAGAGCAGCTTCGGTAGGGGCGATGAGAGAAGGCACGAAGCTGCAGTGCCACCCCTTGCAGTTTCTAGCACGAGAGCTGAGAAAAGAGATTCCAGAGTTTCTTCAGGTTCACAGGAGCAGAAAGCCACTAATGTCAG GCAGAGTTATGATGATGGAGCTGCAACCCGATTAATGTCAACAGTGAAACCTCTGAGGGAGCCAGCACCCTCTGAAGATGTGATTGATATTAAGCCGGAACCAGACGACCTCATTGATGAAGACCTCAATTTTGTGCAGGAGAATCCCTTATCTCAGAAAAAACCCACAGTGACACTCACATATGGCTCTTCTCGCCCTTCTATTGAAATTTATCGACCACCTGCAAGTCGAACTGCAGATGGTGGTGTTCATTTAAACAGGTTGCAGTTTCAACAGCAGCAAAACAGTATTCATGCTGCCAAGCAGCTTGATATACAGAACAGCCGGGTATATGAAACGGGACGTTTGTGTGAGCCAGAAGTGCTTCACAGCTTAGAAGAGACTTACAGTCCTTTTTTCAGAAACAACGCAGAGAAAATGAGTATTGAG GAAGAAAACTTTCGGAAGAGAAAGTTGCCTGTGGTAAGTTCAGTTGTTAAAGTAAAAAAGTTTAATCAcgatggagaagaggaggaggaagatgatgaTTGTGGGTCCCGCACAGGAAGCATCTCCAGCAGTGTGTCAGTGCCTGCAAAACCCGAAAGGAG accCTCACTTCCTCCTTCTAAACAAGCTAATAAGAATCTAATTTTGAAGGCTATATCTGAAGCTCAAGAATCTGTAACAAAAACAACTAACTATTCTACAG TCTCACAGAAACAGACACTTCCAGTTGCTCCCAGAACTCGAACTTCTCAAGAAGAATTGCTGGCAGAAATGGTCCAGGGGCAAAGCAGGACCCCTAGAATAAGTCCCCCCATTAAAGAAGATGAAGCAAAAGGAGATAATGTAGAGAAAGGTCAAG gaACTCAGCAGAGGCCGTTACTGTCCCGGCTGCAAATTGATCCAGTCATGGCAGAAACTCTGCAGATCAGTCCAG CTGAGATGAGTGAACTGAATGTGGCACAGAAGCCAGAAAAACTTTTGGAGCGCTGCAAGTACTGGCCTGCCTGCAAAAACGGGGATGAATGTGCTTACCACCACCCGATTTCACCTTGCAA gGCTTTCCCCAATTGTAAATTTGCtgaaaaatgtttgtttgttcatCCAAATTGTAAATATGATGCAAAATGTACTAAGCCAGATTGTCCCTTCACTCATATGAATAGAAGAATTCCAGTACTGCCTCCAAAACCAG TTATAACAGCAACACCATCTTCTAGTAGTCAGCTCTGCCGTTACTTCCCTGCTTGTAAGAAAATGGAATGTCCCTTCTATCATCCAAAA CACTGTAGATTTAACACTCAGTGTACAAGACCTGACTGCACGTTTTATCATCCTACCATTACTGTGCCGCCACGACATGCCTTGAAATGGATTCGGCCTCAAACCAG tGAATGA
- the ZC3H14 gene encoding zinc finger CCCH domain-containing protein 14 isoform X3: protein MEIGTEISRKIRSAIKGKLQELGAYVDEELPDYIMVMVANKKSQDQMTEDLSLFLGNNTVRFTVWLHGVLDKLRSVTTDPSSLKSSDTNIFDSNVPSNKSSFGRGDERRHEAAVPPLAVSSTRAEKRDSRVSSGSQEQKATNVRQSYDDGAATRLMSTVKPLREPAPSEDVIDIKPEPDDLIDEDLNFVQENPLSQKKPTVTLTYGSSRPSIEIYRPPASRTADGGVHLNRLQFQQQQNSIHAAKQLDIQNSRVYETGRLCEPEVLHSLEETYSPFFRNNAEKMSIEEENFRKRKLPVVSSVVKVKKFNHDGEEEEEDDDCGSRTGSISSSVSVPAKPERRPSLPPSKQANKNLILKAISEAQESVTKTTNYSTVSQKQTLPVAPRTRTSQEELLAEMVQGQSRTPRISPPIKEDEAKGDNVEKGQGTQQRPLLSRLQIDPVMAETLQISPDTRSFILKKPKLSEEIVVASNQESGMKTADTLRVLSGHLMQTRDLVQPDKPASPKFIVTLDGVPSPPGYMSDQEEDMCFEGMKPVNQTAASNQGLRGLLHPQQLQLMSRQLDDPNGSFAHAEMSELNVAQKPEKLLERCKYWPACKNGDECAYHHPISPCKAFPNCKFAEKCLFVHPNCKYDAKCTKPDCPFTHMNRRIPVLPPKPAVITATPSSSSQLCRYFPACKKMECPFYHPKHCRFNTQCTRPDCTFYHPTITVPPRHALKWIRPQTSE from the exons ATGGAGATTGGCACCGAGATCAGCCGCAAGATCCGG AGTGCCATTAAGGGGAAATTGCAAGAACTAGGAGCTTATGTTG atGAAGAACTTCCTGATTACATTATGGTGATGGTGGCCAACAAGAAAAGTCAGGACCAAATGACAGAGGACCTGTCCCTGTTTCTAGGGAACAACACAGTTCGATTCACCGTATG gcTTCATGGTGTATTAGATAAACTTCGTTCTGTTACAACAG ACCCCTCTAGTCTAAAGTCTTCTGATACCAACATATTCGATAGTAACGTGCCTTCCAACAAGAGCAGCTTCGGTAGGGGCGATGAGAGAAGGCACGAAGCTGCAGTGCCACCCCTTGCAGTTTCTAGCACGAGAGCTGAGAAAAGAGATTCCAGAGTTTCTTCAGGTTCACAGGAGCAGAAAGCCACTAATGTCAG GCAGAGTTATGATGATGGAGCTGCAACCCGATTAATGTCAACAGTGAAACCTCTGAGGGAGCCAGCACCCTCTGAAGATGTGATTGATATTAAGCCGGAACCAGACGACCTCATTGATGAAGACCTCAATTTTGTGCAGGAGAATCCCTTATCTCAGAAAAAACCCACAGTGACACTCACATATGGCTCTTCTCGCCCTTCTATTGAAATTTATCGACCACCTGCAAGTCGAACTGCAGATGGTGGTGTTCATTTAAACAGGTTGCAGTTTCAACAGCAGCAAAACAGTATTCATGCTGCCAAGCAGCTTGATATACAGAACAGCCGGGTATATGAAACGGGACGTTTGTGTGAGCCAGAAGTGCTTCACAGCTTAGAAGAGACTTACAGTCCTTTTTTCAGAAACAACGCAGAGAAAATGAGTATTGAG GAAGAAAACTTTCGGAAGAGAAAGTTGCCTGTGGTAAGTTCAGTTGTTAAAGTAAAAAAGTTTAATCAcgatggagaagaggaggaggaagatgatgaTTGTGGGTCCCGCACAGGAAGCATCTCCAGCAGTGTGTCAGTGCCTGCAAAACCCGAAAGGAG accCTCACTTCCTCCTTCTAAACAAGCTAATAAGAATCTAATTTTGAAGGCTATATCTGAAGCTCAAGAATCTGTAACAAAAACAACTAACTATTCTACAG TCTCACAGAAACAGACACTTCCAGTTGCTCCCAGAACTCGAACTTCTCAAGAAGAATTGCTGGCAGAAATGGTCCAGGGGCAAAGCAGGACCCCTAGAATAAGTCCCCCCATTAAAGAAGATGAAGCAAAAGGAGATAATGTAGAGAAAGGTCAAG gaACTCAGCAGAGGCCGTTACTGTCCCGGCTGCAAATTGATCCAGTCATGGCAGAAACTCTGCAGATCAGTCCAG ACACAAGATCATTTATTCTGAAGAAGCCAAAGCTGTCTGAGGAAATAGTAGTGGCATCAAACCAAGAGTCGGGGATGAAGACCGCAGATACCCTTCGGGTACTTTCAGGACACCTTATGCAGACACG AGATCTTGTACAACCAGATAAACCTGCAAGTCCCAAGTTTATAGTGACGCTGGATGGTGTTCCCAGCCCCCCAGGATACATGTCAGATCAAGAGGAGGACATGTGCTTTGAAGGAATGAAACCTGTAAACCAAACTGCAGCCTCAAACCAGGGACTCAGAGGTCTCCTCCACCCACAGCAGTTGCAGTTGATGAGCAGGCAGCTTGATGACCCCAATGGTAGCTTTGCACACG CTGAGATGAGTGAACTGAATGTGGCACAGAAGCCAGAAAAACTTTTGGAGCGCTGCAAGTACTGGCCTGCCTGCAAAAACGGGGATGAATGTGCTTACCACCACCCGATTTCACCTTGCAA gGCTTTCCCCAATTGTAAATTTGCtgaaaaatgtttgtttgttcatCCAAATTGTAAATATGATGCAAAATGTACTAAGCCAGATTGTCCCTTCACTCATATGAATAGAAGAATTCCAGTACTGCCTCCAAAACCAG CAGTTATAACAGCAACACCATCTTCTAGTAGTCAGCTCTGCCGTTACTTCCCTGCTTGTAAGAAAATGGAATGTCCCTTCTATCATCCAAAA CACTGTAGATTTAACACTCAGTGTACAAGACCTGACTGCACGTTTTATCATCCTACCATTACTGTGCCGCCACGACATGCCTTGAAATGGATTCGGCCTCAAACCAG tGAATGA
- the ZC3H14 gene encoding zinc finger CCCH domain-containing protein 14 isoform X11, with amino-acid sequence MEIGTEISRKIRSAIKGKLQELGAYVDEELPDYIMVMVANKKSQDQMTEDLSLFLGNNTVRFTVWLHGVLDKLRSVTTDPSSLKSSDTNIFDSNVPSNKSSFGRGDERRHEAAVPPLAVSSTRAEKRDSRVSSGSQEQKATNVRQSYDDGAATRLMSTVKPLREPAPSEDVIDIKPEPDDLIDEDLNFVQENPLSQKKPTVTLTYGSSRPSIEIYRPPASRTADGGVHLNRLQFQQQQNSIHAAKQLDIQNSRVYETGRLCEPEVLHSLEETYSPFFRNNAEKMSIEEENFRKRKLPVVSSVVKVKKFNHDGEEEEEDDDCGSRTGSISSSVSVPAKPERRPSLPPSKQANKNLILKAISEAQESVTKTTNYSTVSQKQTLPVAPRTRTSQEELLAEMVQGQSRTPRISPPIKEDEAKGDNVEKGQAEMSELNVAQKPEKLLERCKYWPACKNGDECAYHHPISPCKAFPNCKFAEKCLFVHPNCKYDAKCTKPDCPFTHMNRRIPVLPPKPAVITATPSSSSQLCRYFPACKKMECPFYHPKHCRFNTQCTRPDCTFYHPTITVPPRHALKWIRPQTSE; translated from the exons ATGGAGATTGGCACCGAGATCAGCCGCAAGATCCGG AGTGCCATTAAGGGGAAATTGCAAGAACTAGGAGCTTATGTTG atGAAGAACTTCCTGATTACATTATGGTGATGGTGGCCAACAAGAAAAGTCAGGACCAAATGACAGAGGACCTGTCCCTGTTTCTAGGGAACAACACAGTTCGATTCACCGTATG gcTTCATGGTGTATTAGATAAACTTCGTTCTGTTACAACAG ACCCCTCTAGTCTAAAGTCTTCTGATACCAACATATTCGATAGTAACGTGCCTTCCAACAAGAGCAGCTTCGGTAGGGGCGATGAGAGAAGGCACGAAGCTGCAGTGCCACCCCTTGCAGTTTCTAGCACGAGAGCTGAGAAAAGAGATTCCAGAGTTTCTTCAGGTTCACAGGAGCAGAAAGCCACTAATGTCAG GCAGAGTTATGATGATGGAGCTGCAACCCGATTAATGTCAACAGTGAAACCTCTGAGGGAGCCAGCACCCTCTGAAGATGTGATTGATATTAAGCCGGAACCAGACGACCTCATTGATGAAGACCTCAATTTTGTGCAGGAGAATCCCTTATCTCAGAAAAAACCCACAGTGACACTCACATATGGCTCTTCTCGCCCTTCTATTGAAATTTATCGACCACCTGCAAGTCGAACTGCAGATGGTGGTGTTCATTTAAACAGGTTGCAGTTTCAACAGCAGCAAAACAGTATTCATGCTGCCAAGCAGCTTGATATACAGAACAGCCGGGTATATGAAACGGGACGTTTGTGTGAGCCAGAAGTGCTTCACAGCTTAGAAGAGACTTACAGTCCTTTTTTCAGAAACAACGCAGAGAAAATGAGTATTGAG GAAGAAAACTTTCGGAAGAGAAAGTTGCCTGTGGTAAGTTCAGTTGTTAAAGTAAAAAAGTTTAATCAcgatggagaagaggaggaggaagatgatgaTTGTGGGTCCCGCACAGGAAGCATCTCCAGCAGTGTGTCAGTGCCTGCAAAACCCGAAAGGAG accCTCACTTCCTCCTTCTAAACAAGCTAATAAGAATCTAATTTTGAAGGCTATATCTGAAGCTCAAGAATCTGTAACAAAAACAACTAACTATTCTACAG TCTCACAGAAACAGACACTTCCAGTTGCTCCCAGAACTCGAACTTCTCAAGAAGAATTGCTGGCAGAAATGGTCCAGGGGCAAAGCAGGACCCCTAGAATAAGTCCCCCCATTAAAGAAGATGAAGCAAAAGGAGATAATGTAGAGAAAGGTCAAG CTGAGATGAGTGAACTGAATGTGGCACAGAAGCCAGAAAAACTTTTGGAGCGCTGCAAGTACTGGCCTGCCTGCAAAAACGGGGATGAATGTGCTTACCACCACCCGATTTCACCTTGCAA gGCTTTCCCCAATTGTAAATTTGCtgaaaaatgtttgtttgttcatCCAAATTGTAAATATGATGCAAAATGTACTAAGCCAGATTGTCCCTTCACTCATATGAATAGAAGAATTCCAGTACTGCCTCCAAAACCAG CAGTTATAACAGCAACACCATCTTCTAGTAGTCAGCTCTGCCGTTACTTCCCTGCTTGTAAGAAAATGGAATGTCCCTTCTATCATCCAAAA CACTGTAGATTTAACACTCAGTGTACAAGACCTGACTGCACGTTTTATCATCCTACCATTACTGTGCCGCCACGACATGCCTTGAAATGGATTCGGCCTCAAACCAG tGAATGA
- the ZC3H14 gene encoding zinc finger CCCH domain-containing protein 14 isoform X4, translated as MEIGTEISRKIRSAIKGKLQELGAYVDEELPDYIMVMVANKKSQDQMTEDLSLFLGNNTVRFTVWLHGVLDKLRSVTTDPSSLKSSDTNIFDSNVPSNKSSFGRGDERRHEAAVPPLAVSSTRAEKRDSRVSSGSQEQKATNVRQSYDDGAATRLMSTVKPLREPAPSEDVIDIKPEPDDLIDEDLNFVQENPLSQKKPTVTLTYGSSRPSIEIYRPPASRTADGGVHLNRLQFQQQQNSIHAAKQLDIQNSRVYETGRLCEPEVLHSLEETYSPFFRNNAEKMSIEEENFRKRKLPVVSSVVKVKKFNHDGEEEEEDDDCGSRTGSISSSVSVPAKPERRPSLPPSKQANKNLILKAISEAQESVTKTTNYSTVSQKQTLPVAPRTRTSQEELLAEMVQGQSRTPRISPPIKEDEAKGDNVEKGQDYYDMESLVYADTRSFILKKPKLSEEIVVASNQESGMKTADTLRVLSGHLMQTRDLVQPDKPASPKFIVTLDGVPSPPGYMSDQEEDMCFEGMKPVNQTAASNQGLRGLLHPQQLQLMSRQLDDPNGSFAHAEMSELNVAQKPEKLLERCKYWPACKNGDECAYHHPISPCKAFPNCKFAEKCLFVHPNCKYDAKCTKPDCPFTHMNRRIPVLPPKPAVITATPSSSSQLCRYFPACKKMECPFYHPKHCRFNTQCTRPDCTFYHPTITVPPRHALKWIRPQTSE; from the exons ATGGAGATTGGCACCGAGATCAGCCGCAAGATCCGG AGTGCCATTAAGGGGAAATTGCAAGAACTAGGAGCTTATGTTG atGAAGAACTTCCTGATTACATTATGGTGATGGTGGCCAACAAGAAAAGTCAGGACCAAATGACAGAGGACCTGTCCCTGTTTCTAGGGAACAACACAGTTCGATTCACCGTATG gcTTCATGGTGTATTAGATAAACTTCGTTCTGTTACAACAG ACCCCTCTAGTCTAAAGTCTTCTGATACCAACATATTCGATAGTAACGTGCCTTCCAACAAGAGCAGCTTCGGTAGGGGCGATGAGAGAAGGCACGAAGCTGCAGTGCCACCCCTTGCAGTTTCTAGCACGAGAGCTGAGAAAAGAGATTCCAGAGTTTCTTCAGGTTCACAGGAGCAGAAAGCCACTAATGTCAG GCAGAGTTATGATGATGGAGCTGCAACCCGATTAATGTCAACAGTGAAACCTCTGAGGGAGCCAGCACCCTCTGAAGATGTGATTGATATTAAGCCGGAACCAGACGACCTCATTGATGAAGACCTCAATTTTGTGCAGGAGAATCCCTTATCTCAGAAAAAACCCACAGTGACACTCACATATGGCTCTTCTCGCCCTTCTATTGAAATTTATCGACCACCTGCAAGTCGAACTGCAGATGGTGGTGTTCATTTAAACAGGTTGCAGTTTCAACAGCAGCAAAACAGTATTCATGCTGCCAAGCAGCTTGATATACAGAACAGCCGGGTATATGAAACGGGACGTTTGTGTGAGCCAGAAGTGCTTCACAGCTTAGAAGAGACTTACAGTCCTTTTTTCAGAAACAACGCAGAGAAAATGAGTATTGAG GAAGAAAACTTTCGGAAGAGAAAGTTGCCTGTGGTAAGTTCAGTTGTTAAAGTAAAAAAGTTTAATCAcgatggagaagaggaggaggaagatgatgaTTGTGGGTCCCGCACAGGAAGCATCTCCAGCAGTGTGTCAGTGCCTGCAAAACCCGAAAGGAG accCTCACTTCCTCCTTCTAAACAAGCTAATAAGAATCTAATTTTGAAGGCTATATCTGAAGCTCAAGAATCTGTAACAAAAACAACTAACTATTCTACAG TCTCACAGAAACAGACACTTCCAGTTGCTCCCAGAACTCGAACTTCTCAAGAAGAATTGCTGGCAGAAATGGTCCAGGGGCAAAGCAGGACCCCTAGAATAAGTCCCCCCATTAAAGAAGATGAAGCAAAAGGAGATAATGTAGAGAAAGGTCAAG ATTACTATGACATGGAATCCCTGGTCTATGCAGACACAAGATCATTTATTCTGAAGAAGCCAAAGCTGTCTGAGGAAATAGTAGTGGCATCAAACCAAGAGTCGGGGATGAAGACCGCAGATACCCTTCGGGTACTTTCAGGACACCTTATGCAGACACG AGATCTTGTACAACCAGATAAACCTGCAAGTCCCAAGTTTATAGTGACGCTGGATGGTGTTCCCAGCCCCCCAGGATACATGTCAGATCAAGAGGAGGACATGTGCTTTGAAGGAATGAAACCTGTAAACCAAACTGCAGCCTCAAACCAGGGACTCAGAGGTCTCCTCCACCCACAGCAGTTGCAGTTGATGAGCAGGCAGCTTGATGACCCCAATGGTAGCTTTGCACACG CTGAGATGAGTGAACTGAATGTGGCACAGAAGCCAGAAAAACTTTTGGAGCGCTGCAAGTACTGGCCTGCCTGCAAAAACGGGGATGAATGTGCTTACCACCACCCGATTTCACCTTGCAA gGCTTTCCCCAATTGTAAATTTGCtgaaaaatgtttgtttgttcatCCAAATTGTAAATATGATGCAAAATGTACTAAGCCAGATTGTCCCTTCACTCATATGAATAGAAGAATTCCAGTACTGCCTCCAAAACCAG CAGTTATAACAGCAACACCATCTTCTAGTAGTCAGCTCTGCCGTTACTTCCCTGCTTGTAAGAAAATGGAATGTCCCTTCTATCATCCAAAA CACTGTAGATTTAACACTCAGTGTACAAGACCTGACTGCACGTTTTATCATCCTACCATTACTGTGCCGCCACGACATGCCTTGAAATGGATTCGGCCTCAAACCAG tGAATGA